One stretch of Gemmatimonadota bacterium DNA includes these proteins:
- a CDS encoding IS110 family transposase, which yields MNTTQIGVDLAKSVFEVAVSQQPGRVQERHRLTRAQFPRFFADRPAAHVLLEACGSAHHWGRTLQALGHRVSLLHPGDVARYRDGNKTDRADAKALLEAARNADIDPVPVKSIDQQAIAALHRLRQGYLRTRTARINSVRGLLREFGVILPLGAKRVVGLAREAIEQDELPRHLRAALLDVLAEIQTLEARAQGIHDELEGLARHMPDARALLSVPGVGILTATALVAFVGDIRRFRSGREFAAYLGLTPREHSTGSHRRLGRITKRGNRYLRMMLIHGARSALRAGTVSDAPDDLRVWALRIQQRRTHNVAAVALANKLARVCWRVWIEQRPFQRREAA from the coding sequence ATGAACACTACTCAGATCGGTGTAGACCTGGCAAAGTCCGTGTTCGAAGTCGCCGTCTCTCAGCAGCCCGGCCGCGTCCAGGAGCGGCACCGGCTGACCCGCGCCCAGTTCCCGCGGTTCTTCGCCGATCGGCCGGCCGCGCACGTGCTCTTGGAGGCCTGCGGGTCTGCTCACCACTGGGGCCGTACCCTTCAGGCTCTCGGTCACCGCGTCTCGCTGCTTCATCCCGGCGATGTCGCCCGCTACCGCGACGGCAACAAGACCGACCGCGCCGACGCCAAGGCGCTCCTGGAGGCGGCGCGCAACGCCGACATCGATCCCGTCCCCGTCAAGTCGATCGACCAGCAGGCCATCGCCGCCCTGCATCGGCTTCGTCAGGGCTACCTGCGCACCCGGACGGCTCGCATCAACTCGGTCCGCGGGCTGCTCCGCGAGTTCGGCGTCATCCTCCCGCTCGGAGCCAAGCGCGTCGTTGGGCTCGCCCGCGAGGCGATCGAGCAGGACGAGCTCCCCCGCCATCTGCGCGCGGCCTTGCTAGACGTGCTCGCGGAGATCCAGACGCTCGAGGCCCGGGCCCAGGGCATCCACGACGAGCTCGAGGGCCTGGCCCGTCACATGCCCGACGCTCGGGCTCTGCTTTCCGTCCCCGGCGTCGGCATCCTGACCGCCACCGCGCTCGTCGCCTTCGTAGGCGACATCCGCCGCTTCCGCTCGGGACGCGAGTTCGCCGCCTACCTAGGACTGACGCCGCGGGAGCACTCCACCGGATCCCACCGCCGCCTCGGGCGCATCACCAAGCGCGGCAACCGCTATCTGCGGATGATGCTCATCCACGGCGCGCGCTCCGCTCTGCGCGCCGGCACTGTCTCGGACGCTCCGGACGATCTGCGCGTCTGGGCGCTTCGCATCCAACAGCGGCGCACCCACAACGTGGCCGCCGTCGCGCTCGCCAACAAGCTCGCCCGCGTCTGCTGGCGTGTCTGGATCGAACAACGGCCCTTCCAGCGGCGTGAGGCTGCCTAG
- a CDS encoding DUF429 domain-containing protein — MQVLGIDCAAQPKNVGIAYARDHQVLHVAAATRDPLALAVEWVDWSRPVVLAMDAPLGWPAPMASELARHAPGDAIQAPPNDFFRRRTDRRIHAVLRKLPLDVGADRIARAAYGALSFLAGLRRESRCSIPLLWEPAPTASGVIEVYPAGTLKAHGLPCGGYKASDVVQSAARVAIAKALSEKLRLPDDPIITSNADALDSVVCVLSALDFLAGACIEPGEDRPWAEKEGWIWVKDPTCGAGAA; from the coding sequence GTGCAAGTCCTCGGTATCGACTGTGCGGCACAGCCTAAGAACGTCGGCATAGCATACGCACGTGACCACCAGGTACTCCATGTGGCAGCTGCTACGAGGGATCCGTTGGCCCTAGCTGTGGAGTGGGTGGATTGGAGCAGGCCTGTCGTCCTCGCCATGGACGCCCCCCTTGGCTGGCCTGCCCCGATGGCCTCAGAACTCGCGCGCCACGCACCGGGGGACGCGATCCAAGCCCCCCCGAACGACTTCTTCCGCCGGCGCACCGACCGGCGGATCCACGCGGTCTTGCGCAAGCTCCCCCTCGACGTGGGCGCCGACCGCATTGCTCGCGCCGCCTACGGCGCCCTCAGCTTCCTCGCTGGCCTGCGCAGGGAGTCCCGCTGCTCGATCCCCCTCCTTTGGGAGCCAGCGCCCACTGCCTCGGGCGTAATCGAAGTCTATCCGGCGGGCACGCTCAAGGCCCACGGCCTTCCATGTGGTGGGTACAAAGCATCGGACGTGGTGCAGTCTGCCGCCCGCGTCGCGATTGCCAAAGCCCTATCCGAGAAGCTGCGCCTTCCGGATGATCCGATCATCACCTCGAATGCGGACGCACTCGACTCAGTTGTCTGCGTGCTCTCTGCTCTCGACTTCCTCGCTGGCGCTTGCATTGAGCCTGGCGAGGATCGTCCTTGGGCCGAGAAGGAAGGCTGGATCTGGGTAAAAGATCCGACCTGCGGTGCGGGTGCGGCATAA
- a CDS encoding BrnT family toxin produces MPEIRFEWDLCKARSNQRKHGVSFEEAASAFYDDDALVLEDPEHSGDEDRFILQGLSSLVRLLVVIHCFRDADDTIRIISARKATPAEAGHYESRLRP; encoded by the coding sequence GTGCCCGAGATCCGCTTCGAATGGGACCTCTGCAAGGCGCGGTCGAATCAGCGGAAGCATGGGGTATCGTTCGAGGAAGCGGCGTCGGCGTTCTATGACGATGACGCGTTGGTCCTGGAGGACCCGGAGCACTCCGGCGACGAAGATCGCTTCATCCTCCAGGGGCTGAGTTCCTTGGTGCGGCTCCTGGTCGTGATTCATTGCTTCCGCGACGCGGACGACACGATCCGCATCATCTCGGCCCGCAAGGCCACTCCAGCGGAGGCGGGACACTACGAGTCCCGGTTGAGACCATGA